The sequence AAGTAGTCTAGTAGTTTCTaatgatttttctttcttttacagTTTCCCATGTCttattctctttctttttctgttaATGGTTAGATACTCTAACAAATACCAGCAGTGGTGATGGCTTTAACTTAAACAAAACTgagttatttaatatatcaCTTCAACTAAAATAAACCATATACAGAATACACACATGGATTCACCTGATATTGAGTTGTTATCCTTTGACGACACGCATTGATTTGTAAGATACGTTaagtaataatttaaatattggaATATATATTATGCTATGAAAACAGCTTGTGGGTTGTGGCTCGAATACATCTAACGTGTAGACAGAGCTAATAATAGAGGCgttccaaaattttaaacaacttGCCTAATGGGAATAGTTTTTGACATCCATCGCACATTTTGGTCCAATTATTATAAACTTACGATATTAATACTGTCTAACAAACGCAATATAGTTatgaaaaaataacaaataatactTTGTATATTGGTAGAGTAATGTACTCACGCGTATTCTTAAACTATATTTGTCGTTAGCAGAACTAACATTTTTCATGTTTGAGTTTTAATTCATGCAACTGCTAAAGCATGAATATTGTCTCTTTCAAGTCATATTTAATAAGGTGTCATTAAACCAACATTATTCAGCAATTTATCTCATATCTCCTAATACATAACGTAAACACGAAAGAACTCTTAAAACATTCATAACAAAGTGTATGAATACACACCATACATGTTGCTTTGTAATTGACATATGATTTACCAAATTGAAATGAAAAATCACACTCTTGAAGTATTACAAATGGGAGTACATGCTTGTTTGTTTGAGATGGACAAGGGGTGCATGGCGGTGGGTAGTGGGTAGTGGCCAGTGGGCaatctcttaaaatatatatatatatatatcctcttGTTCTTGTTCTCGTTGGACAAAAACTGATGATGTAAATTCATTTATAATTTGTTAACATAATCGCAATTTAGAAATTTACATACGTCTTATCCAGCATGGATTTCATCAGCAACCCGCCAGAATTATTATGAACTACTACTAATAATAATCACTTCACAACAGAGATCCTTTATAAACTACTAATAATAATCACTTCACAACCGTTTGATTGAATTATTTAACCACATCTTAGAAGACCTAACACATATCGGACGGCAACCCGCCGTCAAAAATGGGGTCCATGTTCAACAAAACCGCGTTGACCAACGACATCTGGTTGTCTTAAGACTCTAAACTGATAACTCTAACCTAATCCACCGTGTAACCGTACACTAAACCGCACCACATCCTAGCTAAGTACCATACCGGAACAAAAGGGAAACCTGTCAGCATCCACTCAAAACTGATTCCGTTAACCGCAACACACTTCTAACAATAAGTAACATAAAGGTCATCTGCTCCGACAGCGACCCATCTTGCGACGTGGCATTATCGTAACTATTTTTTAACCAATATCACCACGTGGCATTATTTTGTCTCTTTTATTTCTTGAACTTCCCTCTCTTTTTTTCAGCATATAGATTGTTCGGTTCTTGTTatgttctttctttttcacCGCGAAATCGCTGCCACGGCGGCTGGAAACGGCGGAACGACGGATATCTCCGGTAGGAGTATATCAGCGCCTTCCAAATGGTGATCTTCGCTGTAATTGAGGAACCGGTCGACGGCGAGTGCGCTAGGGCGAGCCACCTTGTCTTCCCAAGCGTCGTCAGCTTCTTCTCCTCGCCGGAGAAAAACCTCCGTCGCGTCTAGGCGGTGCATGTTCCACTTCCACTGCTTATAAAGCCTCTGAATCTTCTGATACTGACGAGACGCAAGCAAGCAGTTACTATCCTTGATTTTCTTGATCGCCGTCTCCAGAAGCTTCGACGTCGGGTAATTTAGCAGTTCTGCTCGGAGAAACTCGTCTAGCTCGGGAACTCCGATCGCTCTTCGGATTCCGGTGGAGTAATCATCTGACGTCGGATCAAAGATGCGGCGAACCTCGTCGACGAGTCCCATCTCAACCATTTTATCGACTCGCTCCGAGACAAACGAATGCAAAACCGGTTTATCAACATCAACCCACAAGAAGCAACAGTTGTACCTTAACCGGAAGTCAACGCAGTTGTTGACCAAAGCTTCTATGTAAGAATTAGAACCACCTGCTATGATCGGGACACGGTCTCTCTCCACGATCGATTTAACGGCTCTGATTGCTTCCCGCTGAAAATCCTCCGCGGTGAAATCCTCGTGAGTGTCTTCCACGGTGCCGAGGAGGTGGTGAGGGACGCCGAGGCTTTCCTCCGGAGTGACTTTGTTGGTCACGATGTCTAGACCTTTGTAGACTTGGATCTTGTCGGAATTTACGATCTCCGCCGGAAAACGAGTGGCAAGGTCGATGGCGAGACGGGATTTGCCGGTTCCGGTTGCTCCCATGACGAAAACAACCTTGTCCTTTCGCCGGAAATAGGGAACGTCGACCATGTTCAAACCGGTGGATATCTCTTTGAAGTTCAACAATGGTGGAATCGTTTGTCTTAGAGCCGTCATGCATGGCTTCATTCTTATAAAAATTCCCCTGCTggattaattattatatataaatagttgTTTAAGACAGatctaattaaaaacataaGAACATGCAATAGATTCGTTTAAGTTCAAAGACAGAGACACCGTTCCCGGATAATACTACTAACCTTGAAGTGGCTTGTTTCCCGGAGCACTGTCTCTTCCCTGTCAATCGATATaaacaatattttcttattgTAATCAACCTCTCTAATTAATTAGGAAATGGAAATAACTTCAAATGAAATGTGGGGGAGAAGGCAAGTTTCAAGATTCTAGCTCAGGTTGTGATAAATATTTAGTAACATATGCTGCTCTCAAGGAAAGTATTTTGTTGCTCTCAACGAGCATATGTTGTGGAGGAAAGATCGGGACTTGGAATTTATAGCTGTCTCGGGGTGTGTTAAGCGACGTTGCTGTTCATTTtgtttattgtatattttacaGACACTTGTGTCTTGACACATAATGATTAGATATATAAGCACATCCTTTTTTTATTACCACGGAAGTTTCGGACTAATCAGAATCCGCAGATCTTTTTTATATCCGCAGCACCTATACACTAAATTTGGTCACTGATCAAATTCAATGGTTACCAATACTACAACTTAAGCGTGGTTGTTAATTGTCATAGTTAGAGTCAAAGTTAATGAGTTGTTTAAATTAGGTAATTTAAAtactttactatatattttacgTTTTTTCTTGCAACATTCCTTATATATCTgatcaagataaaaaaaaaaattagcttaTTGTAGTTGGATTGGATATGATCTTTCAGATGAATATAGGCTCTAATATCATATACAAATTTTTGTTAAACTTTTTATCTCAAAACTTACTGATAATAGATTCGACTAATCtactttttatattagattGATTATGATTCGTTATTAAAGTGACACGGTTAGAATTTTAGTGATCATTGGTATGAACGCATCAACtgttattcatatttttttgaattagtTAACATATACTATAACAAAATGGTCTAATTCCCTCGCATGTTTGATCGGAGCATACAAACATAGAAAATTGATTTTGAAGTTAGTGGAATCAACTAAAATTAAATTGGTGATGCGATTTCTGAGCCAATCGAATAAATTAAGGTctcgaagttttttttttgttttttggctTTCGGTTTTAAGCCTTTTGCTATTTGGCTTAATTATTCCCGAGCAcaataattagttttatttgttaatTGCCACTAACTCTTCTTAATTAAAATGCTCAACCTATACATAAAATGGGTGTTTAGAGAATCTCTAACCCTAATccattttactttaaaatagagtttgaAGTAACAAGTGCTCTAATCTTACTCCAATTTCTATTCTATACGATCATTTCCAATTATTCCttatattttctttcaaaataaagtaattttataatagagttgAGTTATACTCCAATAATATTCTATTTATAGAGTGTGTTCATTTTTCGTTCAATTATAGAATGATGAAAAGAGTACTAttgaaacatattttaaaaaaaaaattatttttagaatgaaaaataaaataaccatTAAATATGCTTTGATGAatagaaataaatttattatattatagaattactccactttggaagaaaaaatgaattttacaTTGGAGTTGCTCTATAGTGGAAGCAAGCCACATCTATAGCATTTCATGTCTAGTATGAGTATTTTTTTCTATCGTTAAAAAGTAATCATCCTAACTGAAACAGCCTGTAATACTAAGATTTTGTgctttaaaagttttttaatcTGAAGatgtgttttgtaaaaaaaactgaatgttagccaaaaatgaataaaatcgTATAATACTATTTTGCAAACTTGTTCatatatttctttctttgttgTCAGATTTACACTATATATATAGGCTAAAATGTTACTAAACCAACAATTGTATTGGACATCCAGAAAAGATCACTAACACTCCTAAATAATCTTATACATCTATCTTGATAAGAGaaattaatcatataaaatttatagctTGCTTTTATgatgagatttttttatcattagacaaaaaaaaagattatatgaTGAAATCAAGTTAGTGGTTGGACTAAATTTATATTGATTGGACGTTTAGTGAAGCGAATAAATTAAGATATCATATTGGCTTAACCTCTAATGATAAAACTGATGATGTATTATGTCGTTCAATTCAAGAATAACATTTAtcgaattcaaaaaaaattgtaattgtATGCACGCTTGTTCTATAAACAATATggcataaaaatattaaatttcatACGGCCTCAAGACCAACCAAAACTCTTCTAAGGTCAGTCTATGAGATTTGATAGGCTATTAGCCTCGTCGAGTTTTGTTAACCCGAAGAAACCCCCACGGCTCACGTGGGTCACCACTATGGAGAATATAGAAAGTAACATATAACAAAATTAGATGGTTGATGTGCAATAGTACAGAAGATTAGTCTGAACTAATTGCTTTTCATGTTTAACTGACCAGTACAGAATATAACTAccaaaaaactatataaaaaggaaaaattataataaattaattatatggtTTGCAAAAATAGAAGCTTGGTTATATAATTATgctcatatatttttatattgtttgcAACTCACACGTGcgttataatatatatgcaaTTTTATGTTACACTAAAAAGTATAAATAGGCATAGTGTTAAAGCAATTAAAGGATATATTGCACTAGTTATTCTAAATGAAAAAAGCCCTTTAtcgaaatataaaaacatattctAAATGAATGTATGGTCGAAATAGGGTTGACGTAGGGTTGAGATAgactttttaaataaatttaaatcgGTTGACCGGGGAAAAATGAGACAAATTGTATCATTCGAGACAGAAGTGTAGCTGATTTGGAgaatgatatataatatatagctTTTGTTAAGCAATTATTGTATATCATAAGAAACATATATTCATTTTAATTAGTATAAGGTCAAAAAATGATGGTGTcgttacaaaattaattattaaaagtaCAAAATGTTAATAGTCAACTTAAACTAAAAGACATCGCTGATGGGTTcctctttacaaaaaaaacttatgatttaaatttatgttCGCATAACTTGTAtctttatgttattttaattgattttaattcATGTTATGTGTTATGGGTCTATATTTAATCGTTCACCATGGCATCATATGAAAAGTAGCAACCATGAGGTGACACCAATTTTCGGGGGATCTCTTTATTTTCAACAAAGCTACGAGCAATGGAATTTGCTTTCTTTGAAAACAGAAGTGTTCGATGCCTTGATAACTCACTAAAGATCGATTGATATTACAATACAATCGCTAATATAGATTGCTGAAGTATTGAAAGTGAGTTGCGAAAATGGTTTAAACTTTATTTCAAAAACTGGTaaacttaaattatttaagaTATAAAACAACTTAAAATAAAAGCCATGAACTGTAAATAAACCGCACATATCAAATTGAAAGTTAATTACAAAAGCATTTAAATGTTTTCAGATAAAATGAAAAACTATG comes from Brassica rapa cultivar Chiifu-401-42 chromosome A02, CAAS_Brap_v3.01, whole genome shotgun sequence and encodes:
- the LOC103851202 gene encoding adenylate isopentenyltransferase 5, chloroplastic yields the protein MKPCMTALRQTIPPLLNFKEISTGLNMVDVPYFRRKDKVVFVMGATGTGKSRLAIDLATRFPAEIVNSDKIQVYKGLDIVTNKVTPEESLGVPHHLLGTVEDTHEDFTAEDFQREAIRAVKSIVERDRVPIIAGGSNSYIEALVNNCVDFRLRYNCCFLWVDVDKPVLHSFVSERVDKMVEMGLVDEVRRIFDPTSDDYSTGIRRAIGVPELDEFLRAELLNYPTSKLLETAIKKIKDSNCLLASRQYQKIQRLYKQWKWNMHRLDATEVFLRRGEEADDAWEDKVARPSALAVDRFLNYSEDHHLEGADILLPEISVVPPFPAAVAAISR